A single window of Nitrospira sp. CR1.1 DNA harbors:
- a CDS encoding DUF59 domain-containing protein, which produces MTIEKREAGSDPRVMEALRQVVDPELGINIVDLGLVYGGDVRDGQVHVTMTMTTPACPMEELLMEMVHSAILRELSEARSVEVDLVWDPPWTPDMMSPAAKVQLGRT; this is translated from the coding sequence ATGACGATAGAGAAACGAGAAGCAGGTTCAGATCCGCGAGTGATGGAAGCCTTGCGTCAAGTGGTGGATCCTGAGTTGGGGATCAACATCGTCGACCTGGGGCTGGTCTATGGCGGCGATGTGCGTGACGGGCAGGTGCATGTCACGATGACGATGACGACGCCGGCCTGCCCGATGGAAGAGCTGCTGATGGAGATGGTGCATTCGGCGATCTTGCGTGAGCTGTCCGAGGCACGTTCAGTGGAGGTCGACCTGGTGTGGGATCCACCGTGGACCCCGGACATGATGAGTCCGGCAGCGAAGGTCCAACTCGGTCGGACTTGA
- a CDS encoding hemerythrin domain-containing protein: MTAGDKDRPGPITTLLAEDHRRLDRLLRSASAAADHVDQAVYDQFRAGLLRHIGMEEKLLLPAVQRWRGGEPLPIAAKLRLDHGALATLLMPTPTVQILATIRRILSDHNRLEEGLEGLYALCDRLPAAEMESLLEALQAAPSVRVMQHSDSPAVMKTLEGALGRAGYCLEPIPTPTVGES, encoded by the coding sequence ATGACAGCAGGAGACAAGGACCGGCCGGGACCCATCACGACCTTGCTGGCGGAGGATCATCGACGATTGGACCGGCTGTTACGCTCGGCGTCAGCCGCTGCCGATCACGTAGACCAGGCGGTGTACGACCAATTCCGCGCGGGACTGCTCAGGCACATCGGCATGGAAGAAAAGCTCTTGTTGCCTGCTGTGCAGCGGTGGCGAGGCGGAGAGCCCCTGCCAATTGCTGCGAAGCTTCGGCTCGACCATGGCGCCTTGGCCACGTTGCTCATGCCCACCCCGACCGTTCAGATCCTGGCGACCATTCGCCGCATCTTGTCGGATCACAATCGTTTGGAAGAAGGTCTTGAGGGGCTCTATGCTCTCTGCGATCGATTGCCGGCTGCGGAGATGGAGTCGCTTCTGGAGGCGCTGCAGGCTGCGCCCTCTGTCCGCGTCATGCAGCACTCCGACAGTCCGGCGGTGATGAAAACGCTGGAGGGTGCGCTGGGCCGGGCGGGCTACTGCCTGGAACCGATCCCCACGCCCACAGTGGGCGAGTCATGA
- a CDS encoding DUF3597 family protein has translation MGLFSSILDKLGFGASHAQAASPPAAQKAPSTPTPAAPPPPAATTVVDVVGKLEKLAASSPQKLNWKTSIVDLLKLLGLESSLQARKDLATELGCPADKMGDSAQMNIWLHKTVLQKLAANGGNIPKELLH, from the coding sequence ATGGGCCTCTTTAGCTCGATCCTTGACAAGCTTGGCTTTGGTGCGTCTCATGCGCAGGCGGCTTCGCCACCCGCGGCCCAAAAGGCGCCATCGACGCCGACCCCTGCCGCTCCTCCGCCTCCTGCTGCCACGACGGTAGTCGATGTGGTTGGGAAGTTGGAAAAACTCGCGGCGTCCTCTCCACAGAAGCTCAACTGGAAGACGTCCATCGTAGATTTGTTGAAACTCCTGGGATTGGAAAGCAGCCTCCAGGCCCGCAAGGATCTCGCGACCGAACTCGGCTGCCCGGCAGACAAAATGGGCGATTCGGCGCAGATGAACATATGGCTCCATAAGACAGTGCTCCAGAAGCTGGCTGCAAACGGAGGAAATATTCCCAAGGAGTTGCTGCACTAG
- a CDS encoding DUF4188 domain-containing protein, whose amino-acid sequence MPILRRTVDLSGFPDLVVIYLGMRVNRWTGLKTLFGFGPHIAQSVEAQPEGLLLHETLLWSLMPPHIGMRQYWRDFDALERWARSDPHRQWWQQFLRDTGGTGFWHEAYFMRGGMEAVYIDILQDIGFLRFAPAHAAKGALFSARSRVGRTGESTLPPAVKEEELNR is encoded by the coding sequence ATGCCTATTCTGCGCAGAACCGTGGACCTGTCCGGGTTTCCGGACCTCGTGGTCATCTACCTCGGGATGCGAGTCAACCGCTGGACGGGGCTCAAGACTCTGTTCGGGTTCGGCCCTCACATTGCCCAATCAGTCGAAGCTCAACCGGAAGGGCTGCTGCTCCATGAAACACTCCTCTGGTCATTGATGCCGCCTCACATCGGGATGCGGCAATATTGGCGCGACTTCGATGCGCTGGAACGCTGGGCTCGCTCCGATCCCCATCGCCAGTGGTGGCAGCAGTTTCTCCGCGATACGGGAGGAACGGGATTTTGGCACGAGGCCTACTTCATGCGCGGCGGGATGGAGGCGGTGTACATCGACATCCTGCAGGACATCGGGTTCTTGCGGTTCGCACCGGCCCACGCAGCCAAGGGCGCGCTGTTCAGCGCGAGAAGTCGAGTAGGACGAACCGGTGAATCGACGTTGCCGCCGGCGGTGAAGGAGGAGGAGTTGAATCGGTGA
- a CDS encoding LemA family protein, translating to MLAVLVALVLIVIGMYNSLVRLRAACESAWADIDVQLKRRYDLIPNLVETVKAYAAHEKGALEAVINARAKAMSAQGPEAKAAAEHQLSQSLKSLFALAEAYPQLRAVEAFNQLQSSLNQIEEALQQARRYYNAVVRDYNAKTQEIPTNVIAGWFHFVGRQFFELTDNTQREPPRVQF from the coding sequence ATCCTCGCCGTGCTGGTTGCGCTCGTGCTGATCGTCATCGGTATGTACAACTCGCTGGTCCGCCTCCGCGCCGCGTGCGAAAGTGCCTGGGCCGACATCGATGTCCAGCTCAAGCGCCGCTACGACCTGATTCCGAACCTCGTCGAAACCGTCAAAGCCTATGCCGCCCATGAGAAGGGAGCCTTGGAGGCCGTAATCAATGCACGAGCCAAGGCCATGTCGGCGCAGGGTCCCGAAGCCAAAGCCGCTGCTGAACATCAGCTGAGCCAGTCACTGAAGTCGCTGTTTGCGCTCGCCGAAGCCTATCCGCAGTTGCGCGCGGTCGAAGCCTTCAATCAGCTTCAGAGCAGCCTGAACCAGATTGAAGAGGCGTTGCAGCAGGCCAGGCGCTATTACAACGCCGTCGTCCGCGATTACAATGCCAAGACCCAGGAGATTCCGACCAACGTGATTGCAGGATGGTTCCACTTTGTCGGCCGACAGTTCTTCGAGCTGACCGACAACACACAGCGCGAGCCGCCACGGGTGCAGTTTTAG
- a CDS encoding DUF2207 domain-containing protein: MDGAGDPTVRSRRGPHFSPALFSLALLCLLQCVSLLPADARSFVLSRFDVELHVLPGGALLVTETVSPRFEGAWNGIERLIPIEYRTPQGFNYSLLLDRVSVTDEQGTPLTFESSRERHYRNFRIWIPGATDATRTFVLKYLVRNGLKFFEDHDELYWNVTGDEWDVPIEQASVRIILPPQTTGVRAQAFTGAYGAREQAATVTIAGSGIEMTMTRPLGFREGLTAVVGWDTGFVTAPTALDRTRMALVSNWPLGIPLLIFGLMYRLWSTRGRDPRLRPIAVMYEPPDRLTPAEVGTLVDERPDTRDITATLVDLAVRGYLRITERKAEHLFGLWSSLDYLFHRIKPQQEWAALPAFERLLLEAVFKDSEGDEVLLSALENRFYQSLPGIHDAVFNSLQTRHYYGQRPDRVKQGYLAGGITLGIVLTIGLLALADRWGMAPLTALAAGLLSGVIVVGFGRIMPARTQQGTKALEGVLGFEEFLTRVEADRFDRLIKTPELFEKFLPYAMALGVEQNWARAFESIVMTAPAWYQGSDLAQFNTRGFTSRMGDMASRTGSTMTSAPRSSSGSGFSSGGSSGGGFGGGGGRGF; the protein is encoded by the coding sequence GTGGATGGTGCCGGCGATCCGACCGTGAGATCGAGACGAGGCCCACACTTCTCTCCCGCCCTATTCAGCCTGGCCCTTCTGTGCCTTCTTCAATGCGTGAGCCTGCTGCCCGCAGATGCGCGCTCGTTCGTGCTCAGTCGCTTCGACGTGGAGCTACACGTGTTGCCCGGCGGTGCGCTGCTCGTCACGGAAACGGTCAGTCCTCGCTTCGAGGGCGCCTGGAACGGTATCGAACGCCTGATTCCCATCGAGTATCGCACCCCGCAAGGCTTCAACTACTCCCTGCTGCTCGATCGGGTCTCGGTCACCGACGAGCAGGGAACCCCGCTCACATTTGAAAGCAGCCGGGAACGGCATTACCGGAACTTCCGGATCTGGATTCCCGGCGCGACTGACGCCACACGCACCTTCGTGTTGAAATACCTCGTCCGGAACGGTCTGAAATTTTTCGAAGACCACGACGAACTGTACTGGAACGTCACCGGAGACGAATGGGATGTGCCCATCGAGCAGGCCTCCGTACGCATCATCCTTCCGCCGCAGACAACCGGGGTCCGCGCCCAGGCCTTCACCGGAGCCTATGGCGCGCGCGAACAAGCCGCGACCGTCACGATCGCCGGCTCCGGCATCGAGATGACCATGACACGCCCCCTTGGGTTCCGCGAAGGACTCACCGCCGTCGTCGGTTGGGATACGGGCTTCGTCACCGCCCCGACCGCATTGGACCGGACACGCATGGCACTCGTGAGCAACTGGCCCTTGGGAATTCCCCTGCTGATCTTCGGCCTGATGTATCGCCTCTGGTCCACGCGTGGAAGGGATCCGCGCCTCCGGCCCATTGCCGTCATGTATGAACCTCCGGATCGACTGACACCGGCGGAAGTCGGCACGCTCGTGGATGAACGCCCGGACACTCGCGATATCACCGCGACCCTGGTGGACCTGGCTGTGCGAGGGTACCTGCGGATCACCGAACGGAAGGCAGAGCACCTGTTCGGACTCTGGTCGAGCCTGGACTATCTGTTCCATCGCATCAAGCCTCAGCAGGAGTGGGCGGCCTTGCCCGCTTTCGAGCGGCTCCTGCTGGAAGCCGTATTCAAGGACAGCGAAGGCGACGAGGTTCTGCTCAGCGCTCTCGAGAACCGCTTCTATCAATCCCTGCCGGGAATCCACGACGCGGTTTTCAACTCGTTGCAGACCCGTCACTATTACGGGCAGCGGCCAGACCGCGTGAAGCAGGGCTATCTGGCCGGCGGCATCACGCTCGGGATAGTGTTGACCATCGGGCTCCTGGCCCTTGCCGACCGCTGGGGCATGGCGCCCCTGACAGCCCTGGCCGCCGGCTTGCTCTCGGGGGTGATTGTGGTCGGATTCGGCCGCATCATGCCGGCCCGTACACAGCAAGGCACAAAGGCCCTGGAAGGGGTGTTAGGGTTTGAGGAATTTTTGACACGCGTCGAAGCCGACCGGTTCGATCGCCTCATCAAGACACCAGAACTGTTCGAGAAATTTCTCCCTTATGCCATGGCCCTGGGCGTGGAACAGAATTGGGCGCGCGCATTCGAGTCGATCGTCATGACCGCTCCCGCCTGGTACCAGGGAAGCGACCTCGCTCAGTTCAACACGAGAGGCTTCACGAGTCGCATGGGCGACATGGCATCACGAACCGGTTCGACGATGACATCGGCGCCACGCAGCTCTAGCGGCTCAGGCTTCAGCAGCGGTGGCTCGTCTGGCGGCGGATTCGGCGGCGGAGGCGGCCGCGGCTTCTAG
- a CDS encoding PRC-barrel domain containing protein, with translation MRYAIAILLTCLSFAVGHPAEARDLSGVFKASELIGMKVFGTDGKNLGDIKDLVINPDDGAIDYAVLDFGGFLGIKDKYFAIPWDALQVTPDKEKILIDATTRDLKNAPGFDKNNWPDFGDLAQTTLIYEFYGVPVPNVSGEHKVTR, from the coding sequence ATGCGGTATGCCATCGCCATTCTCCTGACCTGCTTGTCGTTCGCCGTTGGCCATCCGGCCGAGGCGCGTGACCTCAGCGGCGTGTTCAAGGCCAGTGAGTTAATCGGGATGAAGGTGTTTGGAACCGATGGAAAAAACCTGGGCGACATCAAGGATCTGGTGATCAATCCCGATGACGGGGCCATTGACTACGCGGTCCTGGACTTCGGCGGCTTTCTGGGCATCAAGGACAAGTACTTCGCCATTCCATGGGATGCGCTGCAGGTCACGCCGGATAAAGAGAAGATTCTCATCGACGCGACGACGCGGGATCTGAAAAACGCGCCGGGCTTCGACAAGAACAATTGGCCCGACTTCGGCGATCTGGCGCAGACGACCCTGATCTACGAATTCTACGGCGTCCCCGTCCCCAACGTGAGCGGGGAACACAAGGTCACCAGGTGA
- a CDS encoding DUF5069 domain-containing protein, producing the protein MRRCLLTRDFPVRSVTLWPVPSSRCWCPRCSLLRGQSPRLPCPFIQRTAGERVEYARKRRTPCCRSRLVMMHRLRSPRVRLGGYVILPRLIDKVRLHAEGLLPESYVPFLLRPGLPLDGRFLAFTGIQPEALRQAVCSIDDDEAILAWVTEAAPPHDPQEIEAWSDGLERLRPDRALARFLTRLSPELATQVEFTQHPLFDLIDMDERRRAIPAGS; encoded by the coding sequence ATGAGAAGATGTTTGCTGACGCGGGATTTTCCAGTACGGAGCGTCACCCTGTGGCCGGTTCCATCGAGCAGGTGCTGGTGTCCTCGGTGTAGTCTGTTACGCGGTCAGTCACCCCGGCTGCCGTGCCCGTTCATACAACGGACAGCCGGCGAGAGAGTTGAGTACGCTCGAAAGAGGAGGACACCGTGCTGCAGGTCCCGGTTGGTCATGATGCATAGACTTCGGTCGCCACGGGTGCGGCTGGGCGGCTATGTCATCCTGCCGCGACTCATTGACAAGGTGCGGCTCCATGCGGAGGGGCTCTTGCCTGAATCGTACGTGCCGTTTCTGCTTCGTCCCGGCTTGCCGTTGGATGGTCGTTTCCTCGCCTTTACCGGCATCCAGCCGGAGGCTCTTCGCCAGGCGGTGTGTTCAATTGACGACGATGAGGCCATCCTGGCCTGGGTCACAGAGGCGGCGCCGCCGCACGACCCCCAGGAGATCGAAGCGTGGAGCGACGGGTTGGAGCGGCTCCGGCCAGATCGAGCCTTGGCCCGGTTCCTGACCAGACTGAGCCCCGAGTTGGCAACGCAGGTCGAATTCACGCAGCATCCCCTCTTCGACCTCATCGATATGGATGAACGACGGCGAGCGATTCCCGCTGGTTCCTGA
- a CDS encoding methyltransferase domain-containing protein, with protein MLKPEPAGGPTPQLFFQTANAYQRSQALKAAVELDFFTAIGLGHDQVPTLAERCGSAKRGVRILADYLTIQGFLTKEGDRYKLTPDSAIFLDRRSPAYMGSVLGFLHAPKFIAAFENLTGAVRKGGTVAGEAGTVTPEHPLWVDFARSMIPMMAKPAEEIGIFVRQSQPNVKKVLDLAAGHGLFGIEIGSRCPQAEIVALDWPNVLTVARELAQQAGIASRYRTIAGDAFQQEFGEGYDLVLLTNFLHHFSVQTCESLLRKIHRSLAPGGRVITLEFVPDEDRVTPPPVAEFSLIMLATTPEGDAYTFREYEKMFADAGFSSTERHPVAGSIEQVLVSSV; from the coding sequence ATGTTGAAACCGGAACCGGCCGGAGGGCCGACCCCGCAGTTGTTCTTCCAGACGGCTAATGCCTACCAGCGGTCGCAGGCGCTGAAGGCCGCGGTCGAACTCGATTTCTTCACCGCCATTGGATTAGGCCACGACCAGGTGCCGACGTTGGCCGAGCGCTGCGGTTCGGCCAAGCGGGGCGTGCGCATTCTGGCGGACTATCTCACTATCCAAGGGTTCCTGACCAAGGAGGGCGATCGGTACAAACTGACGCCGGACAGCGCGATATTCCTGGACCGGCGCTCGCCGGCCTACATGGGTTCCGTATTGGGGTTTCTGCATGCGCCGAAGTTCATCGCGGCGTTTGAGAATCTGACCGGGGCGGTGCGCAAGGGAGGAACGGTGGCAGGGGAGGCGGGTACGGTCACGCCGGAGCATCCGCTGTGGGTGGATTTCGCGCGTTCCATGATTCCAATGATGGCCAAGCCGGCCGAGGAGATTGGCATCTTCGTGCGGCAGTCGCAGCCGAATGTGAAGAAGGTGCTGGACCTTGCAGCGGGGCACGGTCTCTTTGGAATCGAGATCGGAAGTCGTTGTCCTCAGGCGGAAATCGTGGCCCTGGATTGGCCGAATGTGTTAACCGTGGCCAGGGAATTAGCCCAACAGGCCGGCATTGCGTCGCGCTATCGGACCATCGCCGGCGATGCGTTCCAACAGGAATTTGGCGAGGGCTATGATCTCGTCCTGCTCACCAACTTTCTCCATCATTTTTCCGTACAGACCTGCGAATCGTTGTTGCGCAAGATCCATCGGTCGCTTGCGCCCGGCGGCCGGGTCATCACGTTGGAGTTCGTCCCGGACGAGGACCGGGTCACGCCGCCGCCGGTGGCGGAGTTCAGTCTGATCATGCTTGCGACGACCCCGGAAGGGGACGCGTATACGTTCCGGGAGTATGAGAAGATGTTTGCTGACGCGGGATTTTCCAGTACGGAGCGTCACCCTGTGGCCGGTTCCATCGAGCAGGTGCTGGTGTCCTCGGTGTAG
- a CDS encoding GNAT family N-acetyltransferase, translating to MPPVVTIRTKRLALRPFQMGDAEAVHRLAGAKDVAAGTFLPHPMDRQAAQDWIAQRLKDGAAGTSVTCAITLAGSGEVIGSIGMELVVEHEQGRLSYWLGHAYWNRGYGTEAVTALVEYGFNHLKLHRIYAPHFHTNPASGRVLQKAGMTHEGRLREHYLRFGQRIDVEVYGMLRQEYLARCPAVTGDTSPIEP from the coding sequence ATGCCCCCTGTCGTCACCATCCGAACCAAGCGACTCGCGCTCCGGCCATTTCAAATGGGCGACGCCGAGGCTGTGCACCGTTTAGCGGGGGCAAAAGACGTGGCCGCCGGCACCTTTCTCCCGCATCCGATGGATCGGCAGGCGGCACAAGACTGGATCGCGCAGCGTTTGAAGGACGGGGCGGCAGGAACAAGCGTGACCTGTGCCATCACCCTCGCGGGAAGCGGAGAAGTCATCGGCTCCATCGGTATGGAGCTCGTCGTTGAGCATGAACAGGGGCGGCTCAGTTATTGGCTGGGCCATGCCTATTGGAACAGAGGCTACGGGACCGAAGCCGTCACCGCACTCGTGGAGTACGGCTTCAACCACCTGAAGCTACACCGCATCTACGCGCCGCATTTTCATACCAACCCGGCTTCCGGGCGAGTGCTGCAAAAGGCGGGCATGACTCACGAGGGCCGGCTGCGCGAACACTATCTTCGTTTCGGGCAACGCATCGATGTGGAGGTGTACGGCATGTTGCGGCAGGAGTATCTCGCCCGTTGTCCGGCGGTCACCGGCGACACCTCGCCAATAGAGCCGTGA
- a CDS encoding NAD(P)-binding protein yields the protein METIVSLRGASVIVAGAGLAGLTAARELQRRGARVRVVEARDRLGGRVWTRRDGFADGQHAEAGGDMIDPDQEAIRRLAHELGLTLSPILRGGFAFVRQAARAPVIVRASEACGLWAELAQAAEPWVRAYRLNERRWDGPIAQRLADQSVAEWLDEIRANRRLRARLNGMRGFFLADPANLSLLALVDQLAAESSAMNHFYRIRGGNDHLATALAGTLQEPVQLKTIVRAVAQHRGRVRVTVRRGDGQGHLTADALVLALPATMVRRLAFTPPLPVPQRNACRNVRYGPATKTLLQFDRRFWRRPGKPLAYGTDLPVGAIWDGNEEQRGRGGILTLLAGGSASRDTKQLLADGGVEAVAARLKWLGVTKARLRASRHVSWEDDPFVRGGYAVFQPGYDPEQRAWLSKPYGRIVFAGEQTSLRWQGYMNGAVESGLRAAEEVTALLARCRR from the coding sequence ATGGAAACAATCGTCTCATTGCGCGGCGCGTCGGTGATTGTGGCGGGGGCAGGGCTGGCCGGACTGACCGCCGCGCGTGAGCTGCAACGGCGCGGTGCGCGAGTGAGGGTTGTGGAGGCCCGTGACCGCCTGGGCGGTCGGGTCTGGACGAGACGTGACGGATTTGCGGATGGGCAACATGCCGAGGCCGGGGGCGATATGATCGATCCTGATCAGGAAGCCATCCGCCGGCTGGCCCATGAGCTGGGGCTGACCCTGTCGCCGATCTTGCGCGGCGGGTTTGCCTTTGTCCGTCAGGCAGCGCGCGCGCCCGTGATCGTGCGAGCTTCGGAGGCCTGTGGGCTGTGGGCCGAATTGGCGCAAGCCGCCGAGCCGTGGGTGCGAGCCTATCGGTTGAACGAGCGTCGATGGGATGGTCCGATTGCACAGCGGCTGGCCGACCAGTCGGTTGCTGAATGGCTCGACGAGATCAGGGCCAACCGCCGGTTACGCGCGCGGCTGAACGGCATGCGAGGATTTTTCCTGGCCGATCCTGCGAACCTGTCGTTGCTCGCGCTTGTCGATCAACTGGCTGCGGAGTCGTCGGCAATGAACCACTTCTACCGCATCAGGGGAGGCAACGATCATCTTGCCACCGCACTCGCCGGGACATTGCAGGAGCCGGTTCAACTCAAGACCATCGTGCGCGCGGTTGCGCAGCATCGAGGCCGGGTGCGGGTAACCGTTCGCAGGGGGGACGGACAGGGCCACCTCACCGCGGATGCGTTGGTGCTGGCGCTGCCTGCCACCATGGTGCGGCGCCTCGCCTTCACCCCGCCGCTTCCTGTGCCGCAACGAAACGCGTGTCGGAATGTGCGATACGGACCAGCGACGAAGACGCTCCTGCAGTTCGATCGGCGATTCTGGCGGCGTCCGGGCAAGCCCCTGGCGTATGGAACCGACCTGCCGGTCGGCGCGATCTGGGACGGAAACGAGGAGCAGCGGGGTCGGGGCGGTATTCTGACGTTGCTTGCAGGCGGATCGGCCAGTCGTGATACGAAGCAACTCCTTGCTGACGGTGGGGTCGAGGCAGTGGCGGCAAGGCTGAAGTGGTTGGGGGTGACGAAGGCCCGGTTACGCGCGTCGCGCCACGTGTCATGGGAAGACGATCCATTCGTGCGCGGCGGGTATGCGGTGTTTCAGCCCGGATACGATCCGGAACAACGAGCCTGGCTATCCAAACCGTATGGACGGATAGTATTCGCCGGCGAACAGACCAGCTTGCGTTGGCAAGGCTACATGAACGGGGCGGTCGAAAGCGGGCTGCGGGCTGCGGAGGAAGTCACGGCTCTATTGGCGAGGTGTCGCCGGTGA
- a CDS encoding patatin: MSTHLNARMAAKGPKKILALDGGGIRGMMTVEILAAIEGLLRDKQPPTTRDAFVLADYFDFVAGTSTGAILAACIAMGMSTSKIREFYLQSGADMFDKASLLKKWKYQYNDGGLANKLKQELGADTTLGSDRLRTILMMVMRNASTDSHWPIWNNPKAKFNRRVREDGSPRNDCNLDIPLWQLVRASTAAPTFFPPEVVTFAQGTPDEYRFIFVDGGITTYNNPAFQAFIMATTEPYQVNWPTGEDKMLLVSIGTGTNPNANKDLGPDEMNLMYHATSVPSALMFAALNEQDLLCRVFGKCLAGDPLDREVGDLIGKQGPVSPKLFTYLRYNAELSEKGLAALGLSQIKPEEVQQLDSTDHIDSLQKIGLAVATHKVSAEHFAGFV; encoded by the coding sequence ATGAGCACGCACCTAAACGCACGCATGGCGGCTAAAGGGCCCAAGAAAATCTTGGCGCTTGATGGCGGCGGCATTCGCGGCATGATGACGGTCGAAATCTTGGCAGCCATTGAGGGGCTCTTGCGTGACAAGCAGCCGCCGACGACACGGGACGCGTTTGTCTTGGCCGATTATTTTGACTTTGTTGCAGGCACCAGCACCGGTGCCATTTTGGCGGCCTGCATTGCCATGGGTATGTCGACCAGCAAGATCCGAGAGTTTTACCTGCAGAGCGGGGCCGATATGTTCGACAAGGCGTCGCTCCTCAAGAAATGGAAATACCAGTACAACGATGGAGGCCTCGCCAACAAACTCAAGCAGGAACTCGGAGCCGACACCACGTTGGGCAGCGACAGATTGCGGACCATCTTGATGATGGTCATGCGTAATGCCTCGACCGACTCCCATTGGCCCATCTGGAACAATCCCAAAGCGAAGTTCAATCGGCGGGTGCGCGAGGATGGCTCACCACGGAATGACTGCAATCTCGATATTCCGTTGTGGCAATTGGTGCGGGCCAGCACTGCGGCTCCCACCTTCTTTCCGCCGGAGGTCGTCACGTTTGCTCAGGGAACGCCGGATGAATATCGGTTCATCTTTGTCGACGGAGGCATCACCACCTACAACAATCCTGCGTTTCAAGCCTTCATCATGGCCACCACCGAGCCCTATCAGGTCAACTGGCCCACCGGGGAAGACAAGATGTTGCTCGTGTCGATCGGGACCGGTACCAATCCCAATGCGAATAAGGATCTCGGCCCAGACGAGATGAATCTCATGTATCACGCCACCTCGGTGCCGTCGGCGCTCATGTTTGCTGCGCTCAATGAACAGGATCTTCTCTGTCGCGTCTTCGGAAAATGTCTGGCCGGGGATCCACTGGATCGTGAAGTGGGAGATCTCATCGGCAAGCAGGGACCGGTGTCCCCCAAGCTGTTCACCTACCTGCGCTACAACGCGGAATTGAGCGAGAAGGGCCTCGCTGCACTGGGATTGAGCCAGATCAAACCGGAAGAGGTTCAGCAGCTGGACTCAACGGACCACATCGATAGTTTGCAGAAAATCGGCCTGGCCGTCGCGACACACAAAGTGTCGGCAGAACATTTCGCAGGGTTCGTGTGA